From the Hyphomicrobiaceae bacterium genome, the window GTCAATCGACCGCGCATTACGTTTCCGAGCAACTCGCGCCGCTTGGTGTAGCTGTTTCACGGCTCGCGCAAGGCGTGCCCATAGGTGGCGAACTTGACTACCTTGACGAAGGAACGCTGGCAGCGGCAATCAAATCGCGCCGTAGGCTGTAGCCTAACCAACACGACGCGCGTGGCTAAGCGCACGGAACTCCGGCAGGCGTGAACAGGGATAAGCCGAGATGGTAACGGGCAGGCGATGGCGCCCCGCGGCCGGGCCGCCCAAATTCGTCACCGGTTCGGTTTTGCGGCACATCATCGAGATGACCGCGGCCGGTGCACTCGGTCTCATGGCCATCTTTTTCGGTGATCTTGCCAACATCTATTTCCTCAGCGTGGCGGGCGATGAAACGGTCGTCGCGGCGATCGGCTACGCCAGCTCCATTCTGTTCTTCTCCACCTCAATCGGCATTGGGCTATCCATCGCGGCTTCCTCGGTTGTCTCTCCCGCGGTCGGTGCCAACGTGCGCTCGAAGGCGCGGAGGCTTTCAACCCACACCCATGTCCTCGCATTCGGCGTTTCGGCAGTCATCAGTGTTGTGATGTGGTTCTTTATTCCCTGGCTGTTGGAGCTTCTCGGAGCCAAGGACCGTGCTCATGCGCTCGCCAGCATCTACCTTGAAATTCTGATACCGACGATGCCTCTGATTGCGCTTGGCATCACGTCGTCGGCTGTATTGCGCTCGGTGGGGGACGCCAAACGGGCAATGTTTGTGACGCTCACGGGCGCGGTCGTGAACATGATCCTGGATGCCATCTTGATTTTGAAGTTGGGGTGGGGGGTTGAAGGTGCCGCAATTTCATCGGTTCTGGCCCGCTTCGCAATTTTCGCCGTGGGGATTTATGGCGTTGTCGGGGTTCACCGGTTGTGGGGCGCTGTAAAGCCGGACGTGCTTTGGGAGGACGCACGGCTGTTCTTTCGGATCGGTGTCCCAGCCATGTTGACCAATATCGCCACGCCTGTAGGTAACGCCTATGTGACGATGGCGGTGGCGGCATTCGGCAACGATGCGGTGTCGGGCTGGGCAGTGATCGGGAGAATAATTCCCGTAGCGTTCGGCGCGGTCTACGCTTTGTCTGGCGCGGTCGGTCCCATCGTTGGGCAAAATCTCGGTGCACGGAAGCCTGAGCGGATGCGCGCGATCCTGACGCAATCCTTGCTGGTGATGGCAGCATTCACGTTGACTGCCTGGATTATCCTGAGCATCTTGGCGGAACCAATGGCTGCCAGCTTCAATGCCTCGGGCGAAGCGCGCGAGCTGATAATATTTTTCTGCCGAGCGTTGTCGCCGATGTTTGTGTTTCTAGGGGCGATATTTATTGCGAATGCAACTTTCAACGTGCTGGGCAAGCCCCATCTATCGACCGTGTTGAATTGGGCCAGGGCTACTCTTGGTACGGTGCCGTTTGTCGCGCTCGGAGCCCACTTTGACGGTGCCCGAGGGGCATTGACCGGTCAGATGCTCGGCGGGGTCATTTTCGGATTCCTCGCAGTGGCACTTTCCTATCGACTTGTGGCGCGAATCACTCTCAGCATGAAACAACCGTAGTCGTGTTGAGGACGCCGCGCGCGTTGCGCGCATTTTTCTGGGGATAGCACCGCGAGTGTGTCCGCATCTATCTTGGCACAGTAGCTCCTCCACGGCTTATCTGAACTTTGATGGGCCTGTGTCGTTAGTCCGAGAGTAGTCGCGAGGCCTCGCAATTCCGGAATTAGCGAAGCAGGAAGCACGTGAGCTCATCGGTAATCGAAAATTCAAGTGCTGCACGCGTACGACATACGTTGCTCGGGCTGTCGCGTCATCAGAAGCGCGCGGTTTTGGCTGCGGCCGACATGTCGGTCCTGCTGGCGATTCTGTGGTGCCTCGCCTACCTGCGGTACAATTATGCCTTTTGGCCTGCGTCGGTGTTTGGCCATTTGGTCTATTGGTCGGGACCGTTCATAACCGTCGGAACCCTGGCTCATCTTGGCCTCTACCGCTTTGTCACCCGCTACTTGGGCTCCCAAGCGCATACGCGGATCGTGGGTGGTGTCGCCGTTTCGGTCCTGATCTGGTCGCTCCTCGTCTTCATGGCTGGCCAGCACGGGACGCCACGCTCCGTCATTCTCAGCTACGGCGTTTTTGCAGCCATTGCGGTCATCGGCATACGTTACGTTGTTGCGCGCTTCCTTCAATCATCGGGCATTGATCTACCGAAAGTGAAGCAGGGTCTGCCGTCGCATCCGGTTTTGATTTATGGCGCCGGTGAGCGAGGTATTGATCTGGCTCTCGCGTTGCGCCGCAGCCCCGATCGCGATGTTGTGGGCTTCTGTGATACTTCGCCTTCCTTATGGGGGCAGTATGTTGCAGGCTATCGCGTCTATCGGCCGGAAAAGCTCAGCTACATCATCGAACGTTACGGCATCAAAGAAATACTGCTTGCAATCCCTGCTGGCGACCGCAGCGAGCGGCGCATGGTGCTCAGGCAGCTTGAAACGTTCCCCGTAACTGTGAAAGTTTTGCCGTCGCTGGCTGAAATTGCCTCGGGCAAAGTGGCGCTCGCCGATCTGCGTCCGCTTCAAGTTGAGGACCTTCTTGGCCGGGATGCCGTGCCACCGAACCCAGAGCTCTTGTCGCGCGATACGCGGGACAAGAGCGTGCTTGTGACCGGAGCGGGCGGTTCAGTCGGCTCGGAGCTTGTGCGTCAGGTGCTGCTACAGAACCCGCGCCGTATTGTATTGTTCGATCTGTCCGAGCCTGCGCTGTACGAGATCGAGATGGAAGTTCGCGCGATCGTGGACGCAATGGGCCCCGATGTGCGAAAGCCCGAGATTGCCGTCATCCTCGGATCGGTGCTCGATGCACCGCTTGTTATGGATGTCCTGCGCAAATGTGCCGTCGATACGATCTATCACGCGGCTGCGTACAAACACGTGCCGATCGTCGAGAACAATCCGGCCGTGGGTCTCAATAATAACGTGCGAGGCACCGAGGTCGTCGCGGACGCGGCACTCGCTTGCGGTGTCGATCGCATGGTTCTGATTTCGACTGACAAGGCCGTTCGTCCCACCAACGTGATGGGCGCTTCCAAGCGATTGGCCGAGCTTGTTCTCCAGTCGCGCGCTGCCCAAGGGGGAGCGACGGTCTTTACTATGGTGCGGTTTGGCAATGTGCTGGGCAGCTCGGGATCGGTCGTGCAGCGTTTCCGCAGGCAGATCGAAGTGGGCGGTCCTGTGACCGTGACGCATCCCGAGGTTATTCGCTACTTCATGTCGATCCCGGAGGCGGCCGAGCTTGTGATTCAGGCCGGCGCGATTGCGCGCGGCGGCGAAGTTTTTGTTCTCGACATGGGAGAGCCGGTGAAGATCCGGGATCTTGCCGAACTGATGATACGCTTGAGCGGTCTCGATACAGTCAGTGACTCTAATCCCGAAGGCGACATCGAGATCGTCTATACGGGGCTGCGCCCAGGCGAAAAACTCTATGAGGAGCTGCTCATCGGTGGGTTACACACGTATGCTACCGAGCATCCGCGTATTATGAGATCTGACGAGCCATCGCTTTCGTCGAAGGACTTGCGTCGTGAACTCGACGTGCTCGACGCTGCAATGAAGAGCCGCGACATGGAGACCATTCAGGCTGTTCTGCTACGTACCGTAGAAGGCTACCAGCCTGATCCGGTCTTGACCAATACGCCGACCTCGACTTCCACCACGACTTGGGCCCAGCAGCATGGGCAGACCCTCCATTAATATCAGCGATATCGGCAATATGCCGAGCACGGCGCCGCTAGGCAGCTCCAGGCGTTTGCTTGTCGTGGGCCCATCCATGCGCGAGATGGCGCGTCAGCATGGCCGCTTTATCAAATCCTGCGTTCAACGTGGTGTCAGCGTGATGGTTCTCTCGCCGGAGACGTCGGCCAGTGGATCGGAGGGGCTGCTCAGACTTGGCGCACAGGCTCAGTCGATCTCTAAAGGGCCAGACGGGTTTTCGCTTTTTCGCGCACGTAAGGCGGCTCGTGCGTTTGCCGATCAAATTCGCAGCTTTCACCCGTCTGCGGTCCTGACTTTCGGGCCAAGCGTCATACCTGCTGCGGTGAGCGCTGCGCGCCGCGCGGGCGTGGCGCGGGTTGGAGTTCTGCTCGACGAGTTGCCTGAAGGCGGATTGTCCAAGCGCCTGACGCGCGCAGCCAAATCGTCCAGCGTCGTGATCGTTCACAATGCAAAGGATGCGCGTACCGTCGTCGAGGCTGTGGGCGAAGGAACTCATGTTGTACGGGTGCCGGGAACGGGATCTGATCTCACTCTTTCGCTCGGTGAGGCAATGCCTGTTGGGCAGGATCCCGTCATTTTTCTAGCTGCCGCGCGTCTCGATCGATCCAGGGGGATTTACGACTATCTGGAAGCTGCCCGTGTTGCCCGCGAGAATGGCTTGGCTGCTCGTTTCATGTTAGCGGGCCCAGATGGGGTCGAAGAAGGGGCTATCAAGCCAGAAACGCTGTCACGCTATGGCGCACATGTTGACTACATAGGCGATGCTGCCGAGCTTGGAGAATGCATAAGGCAGTGCCATGTGTTCGTGAGCCCATCGCATCGGGAGGGGATGCCGGCCGCTGTGCTGTCTGCACTCGCAAGCGGACGTGCAATTGTTGCCACCGATATCCCCGGCTCTCATGATACGGTGGACGAGATGGTGAACGGGACCCTGTGTGCACCTCAAGATCCCTCCAGCTTAGCGGATGCGTTCTCCCGCATGGTTCGCAATAGGCGGCTCCTCCAGACCATGGGACGTGCCAGCAGAAGCAAGGCCGAGCGGACCTTCTCGGACGCCGCCGTGCACGAGGCCTTGCAGGGTGCCTTACAGATTTAGGTGACGGAGTATCTGAAGATGCGCGTGCTCGTGACCGGTGCAAGTGGATTTGCCGGCCGCGTCCTTGTCGCAGAGCTTGCGCGCAACGGCTTTGTCGTTGTCGCAGGCGTGCGCGACGGCACTGGAGTGATCCCGGGCGCTTCAAGCCTGGTTGCGATGCCAGACCTTTCAAATACCTTCGACGCACGATGCCTCGTGAAGGATGTTGACGCGGTCGTTCATGCGGCTGGGCTTGCGCATTCTTCTCCTGAAATTCCCGAGCGGGTGTACCAAGCCATCAATTGCCAAGCCGCGCGCGCGCTGGCGCAAGCGAGCCGGGAATCCGGCGTGCGGCGCTTTATCTACGTATCGTCGGTACGTGCGCAAACGGGGCCGAGCTCCGATACCGTGCTCACGGAGGCCGATGAGCCAGCCCCAACCGATGCCTATGGCCGTTCTAAGCTCGCGGGCGAGCAGGCAGTGGTTGAGGCCCTGGCGGGGTCACAGACGGACCCTGTGGTCTTGAGACCTGTGCTGATGTATGGCCCAAACGCGAAGGGCAACATGGCGAGCCTGATGCGCTTAGCGCGAAGTCGCCTTCCATTGCCGCTGGGGGGGATTCCAGCGCGTCGTTCGCTGCTGGGACTTACCAATTTCAGCGGTGCCGTGGCCTTTGCGTTGAACGCACCAACGGTCTCGGGCCGGACCTTTCTTTTGGCCGACGCGGGCACCGCCTTGACCGTCGGCGAGATCTTGGCGGCGCTTAGGGCCGGGCTCGGGCGCCGTTCGGGCATCGTGAACGTTCCGCTGCCGGGGATGGAAAAGCTGCTCGTGGCAGCAGGCAAGGCCGACATGGCAGGTCGAGTATTTGGAGACCTCGTGGTCTCGACGGACGCACTTGTTGCCGCAGGCTGGCAGGCGCCGATGACCAGCGCCCAGGGCCTTGCAGCAGTAATGGCCAAGACCGGCGATTGACCGCGGCCCACCTTGTCCTTATTTCACACGCATGAGCATTCTGCCGATTATCACAATTCCAGATCCTGTCCTGCGGAAGATCTCCGAGCCGGTCGAACGTGTCGACGCGGAGGCACTTCGGCTGATGGATGACATGCTGGAAACCATGTACGCAGCGCCCGGCATAGGGCTGGCCGCCGTCCAGGTCGGTGTGCCCCGCCGTGTTGTCGTCATTGATGCCTCCGAGGAGGAGGACACGAAAAACCCGCTCTGTCTGATCAATCCCGAGATCGTCGGCCTGGGTCAAACGACGCGCGTCTATGAAGAGGGCTGCCTGTCCATCCCCGACGTGCGCGTTGAGATCGAGCGCCCGGAGACGGTGACCATCCGCTACATCGATCGGGACGGGAAACTGCAGGAGCTTGCGGCCGATGGGCTGCTCGCGACGGCCATTCAGCATGAGCTCGATCACCTCGATGGTCAGCTGATCATCGATTTTCTATCGCGGCTGAAGCGCGATATGGTCATACGCAAATTCAAGAAGGCGAAACGCGAGTAGCAATCACGCCTGTCCGGATGTGCCGGCCATGATGCCCGCTCCACCCGGGCAAGTCGGAGCCTTGAGGGAAGACAAGCACAATGGCGTTGCGCATCGTGTTCATGGGCACGCCCCAGTTCTCAGTGCCCGTGCTGGAAGCGATTGTGGCTGCGGGCCATAAGGTGGTTGGCGTGTATACGCAGCCTCCCCGCCCGGCGGGGCGCGGCATGGCTGAGCAAAAGTCGCCCGTCCATGTTGCCGCTCAGTCTCATGGCATCCGCGTTTTTACCCCGCGTAATTTCAAGGCGGCGGAAGATCGTGAGGCCTTCGCTGCGCTGAAGGCGGACGCCGCTGTTGTCGTCGCGTATGGACTGCTTCTGCCAAAGGAGGTTCTCGACGCTCCGTGGCATGGCTGTTTCAACGTTCACGCGTCGCGGCTGCCGCGCTGGCGCGGTGCTGCGCCCATTCAGCGGGCGATCATGGCAGGCGATAAGGAAACGGCCGTAATGGTGATGCGGATGGAGGAGGGGCTCGATACTGGGCCGATCTGTCTTTCTGCCAGCGTTCCAATTGAACCTCAGACAACCGCGGGCACATTGCACGACGAGCTGTCAGCAGTCGGCGCTCCATTGATGGTTGAAGCTTTGAAGCGTCTTGAGGCGGGCACGCTCAACGAAACGCCGCAGCCGGAAGTGGGTGTGACTTATGCCGCCAAGATCGATAAGCGTGAGGCGCGCATCGACTTTGGTCGGCCCGCCCATCTGGTGGCCGCCCACATTCGCGGACTGTCGCCATTTCCGGGAGCCTGGCTGGAGCTGGCTGGCAAGACACCTGAGCGGTTGAAGGTTCTGAACGCAGAGGAAGTGCCGGGTACCGGAACGCCTGGAGAAGTCATTGGCGGCGATCTTACGATCGCATGTACCGATGGCGCCGTGCGTCTCACTCGTGTGCAACGGGCGGGCAAGAAACCCGTGAGCGCGGAGGAGTTTCTACGCGGATTTACTTTGCCGGTGGGGACACGACTTAGTTGATAGGGTTGATATTAAGCATAGCCCCAAATCCTGACTCTTGAGCGCGCGCAAGCCTCTAAAGATTATCTTCAAGGTATCTCGTCGCGTTTCCAGTTCGGATAAGGAAAATGCTCATGCATCGCGCTCTCAGGCTCTTTGCCGTCGCAACAGCAGGATTGGCACTCTCTACCGCTGCCGCTTTCGCTCAAAGCACGACGCGCATCGAAACGCGTCCCTACTACGGTGCAACCGTCACGCTCGAAGCGGGCGTGCGCGTGTTCCGACCGCTTCCGCCCGAAGAACGGGTCATCATCAATCCTGAGGGGAAGACGCCGCTCTCGCTGGGCTTCAACGACACCCGAATCTACGAGCGCCGCGTCATCAAGAATTACAACTACAACGAAGGCGGTCCGAGTTACGCGCCGCGTGACGTCGTTGGCGGCTACTACAGCTATGGTTCGCCCTATGGCTACTACCGGGGCAATCGCTATAACCGCCCGGGCTATCCCGGTGGTGGCTATCCTAGTGGCGGCCGTCCCCACGGCTTTGGCGTCCACGGCGTTCGTTGACGCAGCGCCAAGGGTGCGGGTGTGCGAATGTGCGTTCTGGTTTCTTGAGCGCGCTGGCGCGAGCGGGTAGGGATGGGCATTCGCTCGCCATAAGAATTCACACCTAGCCAGTCCATGCCCCGCTATCGCATCACCATAGAATATGACGGAACGTCCTTCGTAGGCTGGCAAGCCCAAGCCGAAGGCGTTTCCGTGCAAGGCGCGCTTCGGGACGCGATCGGGCGGTTTTGCGGCGAGGCCGTCGTTGTCAAAGGCGCTGGACGGACGGATGCGGGCGTACACGCATTGGGGCAGGTCGCGCATTTTGATCTCGTCAAGAGTTGGGATCCGTTCCGCGTTCAAGAGGCGATGAACTTCCACCTCAAACCGCACCCTGCCGTGGTGTTGAGCTGTGCGGTCGTCGACGAACAGTTCGACGCGCGCTTCAGTGCCGTCCAGCGCCACTACTTCTATCGAATCCTGTGCCGGCGTGCGCGTCCGGTTCTTGATGCGAACCGCGTCTGGTGGTTGCCACACGACGTGGACCATGCCGCCATCGCTGATGCCGCGCAGGTCTTCATCGGTCGCCATGACTTTACGACCTTTCGTGCCGCTCAGTGTCAGGCGCAGTCGCCCGTCAAAACCCTAGATGAGTTCCGCGTTGAACGTGTGGGTGAGGAGATCCGTCTCTCGGTCTCCGCACGCTCGTTCCTGCACAACCAAGTGCGCTCGATGGTTGGCAGTCTCAAGATTGTGGGTGAGGGAAAGTGGTCGAGAGCAGATTTGCGCGATGCGTTGGAGGCCTGTGACCGCACGCGCTGCGGGCCGGTTGCACCTGCGGCCGGTCTTTATCTGGTTCGTGTTGACTACCCGGTCCAGACCGGCGCCGTTTGAGTTTGCCGGGCCGTAGGTCTGTCGTCTCCTGTCAAGTAAGGTTTGCCGTTCAGGCGCGCTCCAAATCATCCGTCACCATGGCAAGGAACTCCTGCCGGGTCATGGGATTGTCACGGAAGGCGCCGAGCATCCGGCTCGTGACCATGTCGGTACCGTGCTTATGGACGCCGCGCGTGGTCATGCAGTGGTGCTCCGCTTTTATGACCACGCCCACGCCTTCCGGTTGAAGCACTTTATCAATCGCATTCGCGATCTGCGCAGTCATTTTTTCCTGAATCTGCAAGCGTTTTGCAAAGGCGTCCACCACTCGGGCCAGTTTGGAAATGCCAACGACACGCCCCTTGGGGATGTAAGCGACCCAGGCTCGTCCCACGATAGGAGCCATGTGGTGTTCGCAGTGGCTCTCGAAGCGTATTCCGCGAAGGACGATCATCTCGTCGTAGCCCTCGATCTCCTCGAAGGTTTTTTGCAGGATCGCTTCAGGGTCGTCGTCATAGCCCTTGAAAAATTCCTGGAAGGCACGAGCCACGCGCGAAGGCGTCTCCTTCAAACCATCGCGGGCCGGGTCGTCGCCCGCCCAGCGGATCATGGTTTTGATAGCGGCTTCCACTTCAGCGCGAGTTGGCTTTTTTTCAGTGGCCATATTACCTCTGGATTTCGGCTTTTGGGACGTTGAAGAAACAATTCTTATGACACATTGCGGCTTTCGTGTACCACGAGTAGCCGCTAGGACAAGCTACGCGATTAAGGTCAGGATGACGGCACTCGTAAGGTGCGGAGGATTGTAGGGGCTTGGTCTTTACTCAGGAACTCGATCGCTCGCGTCATCCCGTCAGTATGCGGCTGTGGGGTATCTGCGTCGGCACGTGGTTGATGGGGTGCATCACGGTGTGCATGGTAAGTCCACGCACCATCGCATTTACGCTGCCGATCCTATTGGTTGGACTGCTTCTCTCCTACTACGCCCGGCAAGGGCTCTCTTTAAGCACATTTTCAGGCGTGCTGTATCACGGTGCGGCCGTATTGGTCTTTGCTGCCTTCGCGATGACGAGCGCGTTTTGGGCGGCGGACAAAAAGCACTCCTTGATCGCCTCAGCCGGGCTCATGACATGGGTTCTGGTTGCTCTGGCTGGCATTGCCCTGATGCGCAGCGAGCCGCGCCATAACCAGTTCCACATGGCGGAAGGGCTGTGGCTCGGGTTTATCATCGGCTTGATCTACTTGTTCATTGAAATTCTAAGCGATCAATCGATCAAGATATTCCTCTACAATACCTTTCACGTCCCAAAGTCGTGGCTGCGTCCACCGACATCCTTCACCTGGGCAAATGGAAAGGTAGTGTCCATTGCACCATTTGACCTCACCCGTTCAATTGCGCCGATCCCGCTTCTGGTCTGGACGGTGCTGCTTTGCTTGAGGGTAACGGCGCCGCGCAATAAGCCCGGCCTGTGGGGGTGGCTCATCTACGCACTCACCTTCGTCGTAATCATGGTTTCGGAAAGCGAGACGTCGAAAGTGGCGATCTTCGCGGCCTCCGCCGTGTTTGCGCTCTCGCGCTGGAATACGACAGCAGCCGCTTGGTTGTTGCGGATTGGTTGGGTAGCCGCCTGCTTGGCCGTCGTGCCTGTTGCTCTGTCGCTCTACCGGGCCAACCTCCACAACGCGCCGTGGTTGCAGATGTCAGCGCAACATCGAATTATCATTTGGAACAATACGGCCGAATATGCGCTAAAGGCGCCCTTGATCGGCGTCGGTGCCGGCATGATGTATCAGATGGATGTGGATGGCGAACTGAGCGCGGGGCACCGCGAGCGCATGTCTGCAAGCGCGCCACATGCGCACAACGTTTTCCTGCAGACTTGGTTTGAGCTTGGCGCCATTGGAGCGGCGCTGCTGACGTTCTTTGGGCTCGGCATCATTGAGGCCATTCAGCGCGTGTCGCGCAAGGACCAGCCTTACGGCCATGCCTTGCTGGCTTCCGCCATGTGCGTGGCAGCGTCAAGTTATGGCATGTGGCAGGCGTGGTTCCTCGCCATGTTCGCGATGTCAGCCATCTGCTTCACACTTGGCGCGCGTGTGAATGCCCGGGCTGAGGACTGAAGCGCAAGCTCACCGCCCCTTCATTCCGGATTAAGCCGCTCCAGTCGCTCAAATCCCGTGCAAGGCGTGCCCAAAGGGCCAAACGAGAAGCGGCGGGACATTGCCCGCCGCTCGTCAAACTTCGCTTGTTTGCGATCCCGGTTACTCGCCGGCGATGGAGATACTCTGGCCATTGGCGCCGTTCAGGTGACCATTGGGCTTCTTGGCTCCATCGAAGCCAAACGAGATTGATTGCGCACCTTTCCTGCGGCGATGCTCAACCGTGCGAATGAACTCGCGTATACGTGGCTGGATCTCAGTGCGCCAGCGGGTGCCGTTGAAGACGCCGTAGTGGCCGACGCCCGGCTGCACGTAGTGGATTTTCAGCTCATCTGGAATGCCGGAGCAAAGTGCTTGAGCTGCTTCCGTTTGGCCAAGACCACAAATGTCGTCGCGCTCGCCTTCGACGGTCATCAGCGCACATGAGCTAATGGCGCTGCAATCGACGTATTCACCGCGATGATAGAGCGTGCGGTCAGGCAGCGAATGATCCTGGAACACCGTCTTGACGGTCTGCAGGTAGAACTCGGCCGTCAGGTCCATTACGGAGAGATATTCTTCGTAGAAATCCTGATGCTGTTTGACGCTGTCGCAGTCGCCTTGCACCAGGTTCTTGAATAGATCCATGTGTGCGTTCATGTGGCGCTCGAGATTCATCGTCATGAACCCGGTCAGCTGCATGAAGCCGGGATAGACCGGCCGAAGGAAACCAGCGTGGGGGAACGGAACGGTGGAAATCACGTTGCTTTCGAACCAGTCGATTGAGCGGGTCGCCGCCAACTCATTGACTTTTGTCGGGTTGCGGCGCGTGTCGATCGGTCCGCCCATCAGAATGAGCGAGGCTGGTTGAAGACGATCGTTGCGCGATGCCATCAGCGAAGCGGCGACGAGCGCGGGTACTGCAGGCTGGCAAACGGCGATGACGTGGGTGTTGGGCCCGATGAACCGTACCATGTCGACGATGTAATCGACAAAATCGTCGAAATCGAAGCGGCCGACGGCGAGAGGCACGTCGCGCGCGTCCACCCAATCGGTAACATAGACCTCGTGCTCGCGGATCATAGCTTCCACCGTGCCGCGAAGCAGCGTCGCATAGTGACCGGACATCGGCGCAACCAGCAGCACCTTGGGATCGTTGCGCTTCGCCGTCACCTTGGGGTCACGTTGGAAGTGTACCAAGTTGCAGAATGGTTTTGAGAATACGATCTCTTCTTCGATCTTGGTTTTGACGCCGTCGATCTGCGTGGTCTTGATTGCGAATTCGGGTTTGCCGTATCGCCGCGTCACGTTCTCGAAAACTTCGCACGCTGCACGGATATTCTTACCGAGCATCGTGTGCGCCATGGGATTCAACGGCCAATCGAGAGTATGGCGTAACGCCTGCATTCCGAATCGCAACGGAGATACAACTGCGTGTGCCATCTCGTAGGCGTAGTAGTGCATTCGGCCGCCCTTCCTAGTTTAGGTCCACTTTGTTAGGCGCAGCAGCACGTTGTTGCTGCACCGCGAGAGTATAACCGATACTTGTTCAGCTCAATCAATAATACATTGGACTGCCTAACGTTAG encodes:
- a CDS encoding O-antigen ligase family protein, which translates into the protein MVFTQELDRSRHPVSMRLWGICVGTWLMGCITVCMVSPRTIAFTLPILLVGLLLSYYARQGLSLSTFSGVLYHGAAVLVFAAFAMTSAFWAADKKHSLIASAGLMTWVLVALAGIALMRSEPRHNQFHMAEGLWLGFIIGLIYLFIEILSDQSIKIFLYNTFHVPKSWLRPPTSFTWANGKVVSIAPFDLTRSIAPIPLLVWTVLLCLRVTAPRNKPGLWGWLIYALTFVVIMVSESETSKVAIFAASAVFALSRWNTTAAAWLLRIGWVAACLAVVPVALSLYRANLHNAPWLQMSAQHRIIIWNNTAEYALKAPLIGVGAGMMYQMDVDGELSAGHRERMSASAPHAHNVFLQTWFELGAIGAALLTFFGLGIIEAIQRVSRKDQPYGHALLASAMCVAASSYGMWQAWFLAMFAMSAICFTLGARVNARAED
- the phaZ gene encoding polyhydroxyalkanoate depolymerase; the encoded protein is MHYYAYEMAHAVVSPLRFGMQALRHTLDWPLNPMAHTMLGKNIRAACEVFENVTRRYGKPEFAIKTTQIDGVKTKIEEEIVFSKPFCNLVHFQRDPKVTAKRNDPKVLLVAPMSGHYATLLRGTVEAMIREHEVYVTDWVDARDVPLAVGRFDFDDFVDYIVDMVRFIGPNTHVIAVCQPAVPALVAASLMASRNDRLQPASLILMGGPIDTRRNPTKVNELAATRSIDWFESNVISTVPFPHAGFLRPVYPGFMQLTGFMTMNLERHMNAHMDLFKNLVQGDCDSVKQHQDFYEEYLSVMDLTAEFYLQTVKTVFQDHSLPDRTLYHRGEYVDCSAISSCALMTVEGERDDICGLGQTEAAQALCSGIPDELKIHYVQPGVGHYGVFNGTRWRTEIQPRIREFIRTVEHRRRKGAQSISFGFDGAKKPNGHLNGANGQSISIAGE